The sequence below is a genomic window from Lolium perenne isolate Kyuss_39 chromosome 7, Kyuss_2.0, whole genome shotgun sequence.
AAAATGTGAATGAATTGATACTCTAGAAAATGTGAATAATTTTCCAGGTGGAGAAATAATGTTCTTAATGTCAAAAGGTCTAAACATAATTAATTATGTTGTTCTGAGAGGATATGTACATTTTGGAAAAAATCTTTTGTTATATGTCTGTTCAAAAGCTATGCAAAAAACAAATTTGACGGTCCAATTATTTAGAACCCTGAAACATCTCTTACCTTTTCAAGGATTTTGTTGAACTCTTTTTCGTGAAACTGTGTATGCACATAAATGATAGCATATGATCCTGGAGACAAACGGCCATCTCCAAAGTAAATAATATTCCTAACATGAGTACGAAACATAAAACTAAATATGCCAGCTTTGAAATAAATTAGAGAATAATAAATCATTCTGCTAAAGCTTGTATACATATATCTTATTAAGAGAGAAAATGCTTGAATTTTCCACAAATGCAAGAGAATTAAATCAATAAAAATTTGGATGTTGATCAAAGAGAAAAGTCACGGTTGTTAGTTTGCTTACTTATCTTGGATTAATCATTGAAAAGACACCGGATAGTTAAAATTCTGCTCCCAAAAGGTCTGCATTGAAACACAGGTTCTTTGTTCACGCTTTCAGTAAGTATGTAAATTTTCATGAAAAAACATAGCTTTTCTGGACTGTGAATAAATTGATACTCTTAAATATGTTCAATTAATAACCTTGAGTTTCTTTTGCCCAGAACATGGGAAACTTTGTAGATTTAACCATGCACCTCAGGAGGATATGCTCCCGGACGCAAAACGGGAGCCCCACGATAAAAAAAAGTATTACTAACTTGGGTACGAAATGATTCTATGTACATTATAGTTCTAATATCAAACAGACAATATGTGCTAGCTCAAGAAGTTGCGAGCTAAGTTTGATTGTATATACATTGCATACAACAATTATCATCAATGTAACATTTATACACTCACAAATTCAGTACGTATGATCAATATGTTACCGGATGTGATATTTTGTTTACTATAAAATCTTTCTTAGTAACAAAATCAAATTGTTTTTACGAACATTTATCAAAACATTAGTTAACATCTTAAAAATGGAGGAATGATCAAaggtgatgccctcgcatttgcgagggccactgtgctagtttTTAAAAATGTACACTTATGATTCAGTGGCTGCTCTTCCCACGAGTTTCTCGAACTGAAAATGCGGGATTTCTTGTGAACTGAACTCCTCCGTTTACGGTTCGCGTTTAAGGTTGCTGGCTAGCTGCTAGAGCTACTCTAAGTCTTGGAAGGCAAGAAGCCTCGCCTAGAGATAATGTATGTTTGGATTACAAATCCTATATTACCAAATATACCTACCAAATATATTTAACATAACCTATCTTGTAACAGGGTGTAAAGCCTTATGGACAGAAAACTCTTCTCTCTCTGCCGGCGACCTTCATAAGAAACCAGGTATaatcagcaaaaaaaaaaaaaaacggtaGTGCTAGTACTAAATTAATTTAGCTGCAGGAAATCAGTTTTCCTGTTGCCTAGATATATGCTGTGGGCGATAGAGACCCAATAATGCTGGATCTACGGACATGTGCTTTTCAAATCTAGAATGTGATGCCCCGTGCAACTGCTGCGAATTGTGATAACTAAAACCCGGAACAAAGTCTTTGCACCCCGCAACGCTCGGAGCCATGGTGCGACTAATTCCACTACACGGCCACGCACGGCGATGTGTGAAGCCAAGTCTTCGCACCCTGCAATGCTTCGATTGCATGGATCCCTTTTAATAGGCATCGCCCAGCTAATTCCTAACCAATGGCCTTGACAGCTCCCGCGGCCTCTCCTATTCCTACGAAGACGCCTGGGCCACCCCTTCACCGACGCCTCCGACCTCGCTAGGTAGCTCCGTCGCCATTGCCGGCGCGCGCGCAGCAAtgacctcctcctccgccgcctcctcctctcacCTCCATATTACCATCACCAACCCCACCTCGGCCATCACCACCGCtaccaacagcaacaacaacaacatcaaatcGCACCACCACAACCATCACCACTCCGGCGCTCGCTCGCAGTCGAGCAGCGTCTCccctcgcagcggcggcggcggtggcagcgGCGGTGGGACGACCAACCAGGCGTGCGCGGCGTGCAAGTACCAGCGGCGCAAGTGCAACCCAGACTGCCCGCTCGCGCCCTACTTCCCCGCCGACCAGCAGATCCGCTTCCTCCGCGCTCATCGCCTGTTCGGCGTCAGCAACATCCTCAAGACGCTGAAGCGCCTCAAGCCGGAGGAGCGCGACACCGCCATGCAGACGCTCATCTACCAGGCGGAGATGCGAGCCGCGGATCCCACTTCAGGCTGCTGCCGCATCATCGCCGAACTCGAGCACACCTTTAACCTCGAGTTTGCCGAACTGTCTGCCCTGCAACACCACCTCGATCTCTGCCGCCAGGCCACCCCGTGCGTCGGGGCACTGCCggctggtggcggcggcgtcatcGACGGCCCATGCACCGACCTCGAGGTCACGTCCTCCAACCAGCAGCCGCTCCTCCTCGGCACCGAGCAAGATCAGGACGTCGTCGACGCGCTCTACGTCGGACAAGAAGCTCACGAGGTGATACGTAACGGCGCCGATCACGACGACCTGAACAACAGCCCTAAACCGCAAGATCACCACGGTGGACAACAGCAGCCACAGCAGCTGTACGACTATTTCTACTACGAGACGACCGGAGCCGGCGAAGACGCCGGAAGCAAGCCCAGCGGCGTCGACATTAACGTCGACATCATGGAGCATTTCGATTACGACTCCGACTGCGACGCTGATGATGATCATCACAAGGTGGATCAAATGCCGCCGTTGATGTCATCGGGCATAGGTCAGCAGCTCGAGGAGCACTACCAGATTGGCCAGAAGGAGTACGAGATGAAGGTGGCGTCGCTCGTTGATGTGTTCGACATGCGGCAGGAGCTGCAGGCGGTGGACGTGAACGCGGATATCGACATCAAGGAGGAGCTTCAGGAGGAGGAGATCTCGAACAAGAATAACATCGGACTAGGTGAAGCAGCACACGTGGCTGAGTCGTCACATTGCAGGCTAGGGTTAGGCTTTTAATTTCTTCTGTCTGGTGCGCTATCGCTACATTCATGCATGCATGTGCTTATGTTTTGTTTAAGTTCTTTCTGAGAGTGAGAGAGCACGTAGAAATTATAATACTATATTTTCTTTGTCAATTGGTGGAAACCCCGTGACTAATTAGCACAAGTTGGTTTAGTTAGACCATGCACTATGTTACTCTGGTTCAAAGAAAAAAGTGTGACAGAAGTGAATCGCTTTCATTTGCTGCTATGTGAGGagcgtttcttttcttttcttttctttttgcacaAAGAAGGGGTCTAGAAGACCCCAGAAGAACCTCTATTGAAACACGTGGCAGGTACAAGTTTACAGAGGTCCTTTTACAACACTCACACTAAAGAACCAATAATTAGAGGATAAGGGCTGCCAATTTACAAAAAACACCCTAGAACTTAAGATACAAACACAATCGAGTCCCTGGGTGCCTCCGCCACCCGATGCCGGCGTCCTCAAGGCATCACCGCCGAGGAACAAGGTGCGAGCGCCCGAACACACCCTTTTCCGGCATAGATCCGTCGCCGCTAGACTCCTTGAAGccaccggggacgcaccacttggtagCGGCAAAGCGACGAGCTCCAGCAACTAGGATGAAGCAGGGCCTCCGATCTGGAGTTTGTCGATGATGGGCCACCATGCCAGCCATGGATAGCAGAGGCAGAGATACCTGTAGCTTGGATGCACACGTCGAAGCAGAACCACCGCCACCAGTGAAGGTGCCGCCTGAAGAAGAGCAGAACTCCTCTCTCCCGTCTTCCCTCGCCACCACGGTAGGACATCGACAACAAGAAAGCATAGCTCCCCCTTCTCCGACCACCCCCACCACAAACACCGGCTTTATTGAAGAAGAAGGTGCTCCTCTTCCTCTCAATCAACTCCGGCCACCGGAGCAACTAGGCGAGAAGGAGGAACCCTAAACTACACCGGATTTGGCCGGAAAAATCCAGCAAACCGCTCCACTCTAATGGCATAACGGCAGGCTCCGCATGGGTAGAGCACCTAATCCTACTGCTACAATGGAGAGAGGGccgcctcccccccccccccccatccaCTCCTGCAGGCAGAGCCGCCGGAGGAGAGGGGGAGTAGCGCCGGGGCGACGAAGGACGCTCTCATACGAGAGgggtggagagagagagaggaggggggATGAGAGCGGTTCTTGTCATATGAGGAGCGTTTCTTGCCAGGGTCCTGCAACCGCTGCAAGGTGCATGCAGCATGCAAAGCTATTTTATTCTACTATGTTTTATCTCTCTCCTTTCCTTAGTGTCCCTCGTGTGCATGCTCCTGATGCATGCTTTGTTTGATCCGCATCAATTTGTTGGTTTGCTTTTTCTATCTGACGGCAATGAATTGGTTCTCCGTTACGTATGGAACCCATTCCATGAACATTTTGGTTCGCTTTTGACACACATAGTGCATGGTCTTAGAACTAGCATTGTGGCCCCAATAGATTGTGGCCCTGTCTGGTATAAGTGATAATACAAGTACTTGTTTCTTATCTTATGCAAATACTTCTAGACATATTAGATATGGACTATAATATTTTCTACAAAATGAgcaacattttagacatggatatGTTTATAAAGGCGTAACTTTACAGTTTTTTAGTCCATATGTAATCGTGCTGCTAAGAAAAATTTAATGGGCATCTGAAACAAGTGGTTGTTATGAGCCCAATTATTTTGAATTacttttattataaattctaatcaTATTGATTTTTCTCAACAAAAATTAATACTTCATCAAGAGAGCAATATTTTAAACAAATCAAGAGTAATAAAATACTTCATCTGGAGTAACAtaattatgattttttttttgctattGGATCCATATTTCATCAAGAGAACAACATTTCAAACAAATCAATAACCAACATTTTTTCTATTGTTGTCAGCACTAGGATCAGGGGAGGATCCAGCGTGTATTCTATGGGGGAagctgcccccactcaattttaagTGTCCGTGTGATATGCCATGCTAAAGAGTGAATTTCCCTCGCTCAGCAAAATGATTTGCACCACTAAGGGTGACTACAGACGCCGGCGCATTCCCCAACTTCCTCCTTGTCGGGCCTCCATTCACACTGTCACCATGTGATTTCTCGGGCCCGCCTCTTCTATGAAAGCCGGTGGCCAAGCTCCGGCCTACACAAGGACATGGGCGGGAGGAGGGGAGGGGGGACTGGATGCTTCCTACTAGTGTGCCCCCCATCACCCTTCCTACAAGAGATGGGAGTACTTCTACCACCGCCCGAGCTCCGGTCTGCTTCAGGAAAGGTGACGGCGCTGCTGTAAGGAATTTCTTCACCGGCGGCGCTTAAATGTGGTGCTGCAAATATCTACCGCGGGAGCTGCATGCGGCTAACGGCCTAGCTGCAATCAGCCATAGCCCATGCTACAAATCTCGTGGAGGTGTGCCGCCGGAGATGTAAAGGTGTGTCGCCAGAGCTGCAAAGGTGTGTTGTTGGAGCTGCAAAGGTCGTTAATATATATGGGAGCATCATCAAGATaagttttctagcgccgttgccggggaattgCAAGAGCATCTCATAGTGGTTGCATTGTGATTGAAATTccacaacaacaacaagttttctggCGCAGAGGACATCATCGACATCTTCATCAAGCTAAGCGAGCACATCTTCTGGCATCATCATCACCAATTTTGTGCAAACACCCAAGCTTGGGAAGGTTGCACCATTGTgagcttttctttctcttttagatttttcaaagtatttttttgtcttgtttttagtcttcttaATTCTCTTTAAAACACAAAAACACATCAAAGTTAGTATAACCTTCCACTTTCAAGCATGAGTAGAAGAAGTAAGAAGTTAAAATTGGGAACACAGATTTACAACCATGTTTGTAATGCAGAGGATTTTGAAAGTAATATTGATCCCAAAGTAATGATCACACTCTATGCTACACGGTTTGTTAGTGGTAACTCACTGGCTGCTGAATGGCACATTATAATTTTTTATAGACTTTGTGGGACACTAAAACTCCTAATCTAGATCCAGGAGTATTGAGAGTTAAGTTATTTCCACACTCTTTGACAAAGACAACCAAATTATGGTATGAAAATGCACCTAAAAAAGATTTAAAATCATTGTTTAATATGAGGGCCTCGGTTTGGGAAAGATCTGGGAAATGCACTCTTCACCACAAAAAGTTAATACCTGAATTTAAACAACAGAAAAATGAAACCCTCACTCAATCTTGTAGTTTTATAACTACGAGGTTGTGGAGATCTTTTGTAACGAGTCAGAGTGTAATTTTATTTTCATGCATTGGGACACACAATGTTTCAGTTGTACTACTCCGAGGGATATAATACTAGTTGAACGATATTTTTTTTGTTATTATGTCAACGACTTACGCAATACAACATGGAACGGTATGCTTGGTCACTGCATGCATTAGGATTCGTTGGATCCTTGTTGAATAACACCTGGTCTCTTCTCGTCGAGCCAGCCTCTCTGGTTGAAACCGCCGGTTTGTTTGCACAAACTCATTGTGTGGTATTCAGTCGTTATGAGCCCTCCACCCCCTCACTCGCCCGCCCGGCAAGCAAATCAATCAGCGGTGTTTGCTGATCCAATCTGCTTCGACGACATGGCTGCCTCGTGTCATCACACCCACGATCTATGTTGTCTCTGTCTCTTGTCAATAGTATTCCACAGCCATAAAAAACGTGTATAACCAGTGGCGGAGCTACGCCTGGTGCTACCAGTGTTGTAGCACCGGCCGAGCAGCTACACAAGTTATTCCTCTGTTTCAAGGTTATAAACATGAAATGCTAGGTAATTAGCACCACTAAGGCTGTATTAGCACCACACTTCAGTTGTTTCTGGCTCCGCCCCCTATGTATAACGGTGGGAGGAGGGCACCCCCATGTCACCACTTTCGGCAACTTGGACAGCTTTAGTCCTCTCCTTCGCTCAGCCCTTTCTCTACCCTCCAGAACAAATTGATCCGCAACCACCCGCAACTGTCCTACACACTTATTTGTGAAAACAATATCATAAATATTTGGTTTCATGCTGAACATTTAGAAAAGGGTCATTTTCTATTTGTTTCATGAGTAGAAAAAAGTGAACGTTTGATGGTCGTACGACGGCGCTGAGAACGCGTCCACGGCATGTGCACGACATACAGTTAACTCAAGTGATTTAGTGTTAATTCTCTAAAAAATCATGTTAATTACACTATGATCGTAATTGCCATTTTGAAAGTTTTGAAGAGGGGTGTACCGAAGTACTCCTACCCTCTT
It includes:
- the LOC127300853 gene encoding uncharacterized protein, translating into MTSSSAASSSHLHITITNPTSAITTATNSNNNNIKSHHHNHHHSGARSQSSSVSPRSGGGGGSGGGTTNQACAACKYQRRKCNPDCPLAPYFPADQQIRFLRAHRLFGVSNILKTLKRLKPEERDTAMQTLIYQAEMRAADPTSGCCRIIAELEHTFNLEFAELSALQHHLDLCRQATPCVGALPAGGGGVIDGPCTDLEVTSSNQQPLLLGTEQDQDVVDALYVGQEAHEVIRNGADHDDLNNSPKPQDHHGGQQQPQQLYDYFYYETTGAGEDAGSKPSGVDINVDIMEHFDYDSDCDADDDHHKVDQMPPLMSSGIGQQLEEHYQIGQKEYEMKVASLVDVFDMRQELQAVDVNADIDIKEELQEEEISNKNNIGLGEAAHVAESSHCRLGLGF